One region of Ictalurus furcatus strain D&B chromosome 17, Billie_1.0, whole genome shotgun sequence genomic DNA includes:
- the sap130b gene encoding histone deacetylase complex subunit SAP130b isoform X1, with the protein MSSQQYQRAGMNPAHTPGLQTKQTTTGHEDGGRDSGLVSSSSAAGPIRDDKQEPVVVRPYGATPSALSSLPQHLPVTFTEGPGKPALKTPIPSRVIAPAPTQGHLALPHKVPGHITVTVESAMPPASAIPVATISGQQGHTGNLHRIMATNLQIIRSGAPALQIGSPATPQHQFPSHLPRGAAAAAVMSSSKGATVLRPASGPNPAAGQPTVQHIIHQPIQSRPIVTTSTAVLPTVVAPVSATRPQSPVISTVTAHSGELVHGRSAITIHPPPATLSIQRAPHARDTPTRITLPSHPAISAQKPLPHSMAQKPIFSTMTPVAAATVAPILATNTVPSTATTGSVTQSQVSSSNIVTVTMASHSTHATTVTTSTIPVAKVVPQPITHTSSRIQSEFSGERGNLIPISAHRASPNPAAAMENRSDARQSVPMQFQYFLPTYQSAPYPLPHTYTPITSSVSTIRPYPVNAQSPSAAQPSMGVASAVHLNSMQLMTVDRIAQINTQNMQPAAVAAQGGQNAAISAQALHTNAPIAPQSIQAAPINPQQNPSEAKTSVVLADASALVANSINGTFNANQPVATVTQAHSQGGGSGTPTLVSSPRPSILRKKPAIDGTAVRKNLMAAQLGDSARMDGGLRNAAGSPRPAGVKPKPDILMGLAPPVSAAVDAVSGQSGEQNVAPPPSQIPAQPVSALLASVTPPSQPVPAAMAVTPPIPSMANVVAPPSHPAASSTAACAISSALPEIKQEVSPIDTSKPVAPPPPSGTPALSAPPVDLTPGASPRKKPRKQQHVISTEESEMMETNSTDEEKPPAKPVSHRPEKRKSPPKEYIDEEGVRYVPVRIRPPVTLLRHYRNPWKAAYHHFQRYSDVRVKEEKKGSLQDVANQKGVVCRAQGWKIHLCAAQLVQLTNLEHDVYSRLTTLQEGLVPKKKAAADDDLHRISELVQGNMQRCKLVMDQITEAREAMMKVLDHRERVLKLLNKNSSTKKLHKLHKRKDRA; encoded by the exons ATGAGTTCACAGCAGTATCAGCGAGCAGGAATGaatcctgcacacacaccggGGCTCCAAACCAAGCAGACCACCACag GTCATGAGGATGGTGGACGTGACTCGGGTCTCGTGTCTTCCTCCAGCGCAGCAGGTCCCATCAGAGACGATAAGCAGGAACCGGTGGTGGTGCGACCGTACGGAGCGACGCCCTCCGCCCTTTCGTCGCTGCCTCAGCACCTCCCCGTCACCTTCACCGAAGGACCTGGCAAG cctGCCCTGAAGACTCCTATACCTAGCCGTGTAATCGCCCCAGCCCCGACTCAAGGGCATCTCGCCCTGCCGCACAAAGTACCTGGGCACATCACGGTCACCGTAGAGAGCGCCATGCCGCCGGCGTCCGCGATCCCAGTCGCCACCATCAGCGGGCAGCAG GGTCACACCGGAAACCTGCACCGCATCATGGCCACCAATCTGCAGATTATCCGTAGCGGGGCTCCGGCGCTGCAGATCGGATCCCCGGCGACACCGCAGCATCAGTTTCCCTCGCATTTACCCAGAG GAGCTGCGGCCGCTGCGGTCATGTCCAGTTCAAAAGGAGCGACGGTGTTGAGGCCGGCGTCAGGACCGAATCCTGCAGCAGGACAGCCGACGGTGCAGCACATCATCCATCAGCCCATTCAG TCACGTCCGATAGTCACCACGTCCACGGCGGTCTTGCCCACAGTGGTGGCTCCGGTCTCGGCCACCAGGCCCCAGTCTCCTGTTATCAGCACGGTGACTGCTCACTCAGGAGAGCTAGTTCACGG ACGCTCAGCTATTACCATCCACCCTCCTCCTGCTACCCTGAGTATCCAGCGGGCTCCTCACGCTCGGGACACACCCACACGCATCACACTTCCGTCCCACCCAGCTATCAGTGCTCAGAAGCCCCTCCCACACTCCATGGCACAG AAACCAATCTTCAGCACCATGACGCCTGTCGCTGCGGCAACCGTGGCCCCCATACTGGCCACCAACACAGTTCCATCGACCGCAACTACAG GCTCCGTGACCCAGTCCCAGGTGTCCAGCAGTAACATAGTTACAGTGACCATGGCCTCTCATTCCACTCACGCCACTACAGTGACCACCTCCACCATCCCCGTGG CGAAGGTGGTGCCCCAGCCCATCACACATACCTCTTCTCGAATCCAGTCTGAGTTCAGTGGAGAAAGAGGGAACCTCATCCCCATCTCTGCCCACCGCGCTTCCCCCAATCCTGCTGCTGCAATGGAGAACCGCAGTGATGCCAG ACAGTCTGTTCCTATGCAGTTTCAGTACTTCCTGCCAACCTACCAATCAGCTCCTTACCCTCtgccacacacctacacacccatCACCAGCTCGGTGTCCACCATACGCCCCTATCCAG TGAATGCTCAGTCTCCCTCTGCCGCTCAGCCCAGCATGGGCGTAGCCTCCGCCGTCCATCTGAACTCCATGCAGCTGATGACGGTGGACCGCATCGCTCAGATCAACACACAGAACATGCAGCCTGCGGCTGTGGCAGCACAAGGAGGTCAAAATGCAGCCATCTCTGCTCAAGCACTTCACACCAACGCCCCGATCGCACCGCAGAGCATCCAGGCCGCTCCCATCAACCCCCAACAAAACCCAAGTGAGGCCAAGACTTCAG TGGTGCTGGCCGATGCCTCGGCTCTGGTCGCCAACTCCATCAACGGCACCTTTAACGCCAATCAGCCCGTCGCCACAGTAACTCAGGCGCACTCGCAGGGAGGCGGATCGGGGACGCCGACGCTAGTCTCGTCTCCTCGACCCAGCATTCTCCGCAAAAAACCTGCCATTGATGG caCTGCTGTGAGGAAAAATCTGATGGCAGCTCAGCTCGGAGACTCTGCCAGGATGGACGGAGGTCTGAGGAACGCTGCAGGATCACCACGACCCGCTGG AGTAAAACCCAAACCAGACATCCTCATGGGTTTGGCTCCTCCTGTCAGCGCTGCAGTGGACGCTGTCTCCGGACAAAGCGGTGAGCAGAATGTAGCCCCGCCTCCTTCTCAAATCCCAGCCCAGCCCGTCTCTGCCCTCCTGGCTTCAGTCACACCTCCTTCTCAGCCTGTCCCTGCTGCCATGGCGGTAACTCCGCCCATCCCATCGATGGCCAACGTGGTGGCGCCGCCTTCTCACCCGGCAGCCAGTAGTACCGCGGCCTGTGCCATTAGCTCCGCCCTTCCAGAAATTAAGCAGGAGGTGTCACCCATAGACACCTCAAAACCAG TGGCTCCACCGCCACCTAGTGGCACTCCTGCCCTTTCAGCGCCTCCTGTGGATCTCACGCCCGGAGCTTCGCCCAGGAAAAAGCCCCGCAAGCAGCAGCACGTCATCTCCACTGAGGAGAGCGAGATGATGGAGACCAACAGCACAGACGAGGAGAAACCTCCTGCTAAACCGGTCAGCCACCGACCCGAGAAACGCAAATCGCCTCCTAAAGAGTACATCG acgagGAGGGTGTGCGATACGTTCCCGTCCGAATCCGTCCTCCGGTCACTCTTCTGCGTCATTACCGTAACCCCTGGAAAGCTGCTTATCATCACTTCCAGAGATACAGCGATGTCCGGGTCAAAG AGGAGAAGAAAGGCAGCCTGCAAGATGTGGCCAATCAGAAGGGGGTTGTGTGTCGAGCTCAAGGCTGGAAGATCCATCTGTGTGCCGCTCAGCTGGTGCAGCTG ACGAACCTGGAGCACGACGTCTACAGCCGTTTAACGACTCTGCAGGAGGGCCTCGTCCCCAAGAAAAAGGCCGCAGCAGACGACGATCTGCACCGCATCAGTGAGCTCGTGCAG GGTAACATGCAGCGCTGTAAGCTGGTGATGGATCAGATCACGGAGGCTCGCGAGGCCATGATGAAGGTGCTGGACCACAGAGAACGAGTCCTCAAACTCCTCAACAAGAACAGCAGCACCAAGAAGCTCCACAAGCTCCACAAACGCAAAGACCGAGCGTGA
- the sap130b gene encoding histone deacetylase complex subunit SAP130b isoform X2, with translation MSSQQYQRAGMNPAHTPGLQTKQTTTGHEDGGRDSGLVSSSSAAGPIRDDKQEPVVVRPYGATPSALSSLPQHLPVTFTEGPGKPALKTPIPSRVIAPAPTQGHLALPHKVPGHITVTVESAMPPASAIPVATISGQQGHTGNLHRIMATNLQIIRSGAPALQIGSPATPQHQFPSHLPRGAAAAAVMSSSKGATVLRPASGPNPAAGQPTVQHIIHQPIQSRPIVTTSTAVLPTVVAPVSATRPQSPVISTVTAHSGELVHGRSAITIHPPPATLSIQRAPHARDTPTRITLPSHPAISAQKPLPHSMAQKPIFSTMTPVAAATVAPILATNTVPSTATTGSVTQSQVSSSNIVTVTMASHSTHATTVTTSTIPVAKVVPQPITHTSSRIQSEFSGERGNLIPISAHRASPNPAAAMENRSDARQSVPMQFQYFLPTYQSAPYPLPHTYTPITSSVSTIRPYPVNAQSPSAAQPSMGVASAVHLNSMQLMTVDRIAQINTQNMQPAAVAAQGGQNAAISAQALHTNAPIAPQSIQAAPINPQQNPMVLADASALVANSINGTFNANQPVATVTQAHSQGGGSGTPTLVSSPRPSILRKKPAIDGTAVRKNLMAAQLGDSARMDGGLRNAAGSPRPAGVKPKPDILMGLAPPVSAAVDAVSGQSGEQNVAPPPSQIPAQPVSALLASVTPPSQPVPAAMAVTPPIPSMANVVAPPSHPAASSTAACAISSALPEIKQEVSPIDTSKPVAPPPPSGTPALSAPPVDLTPGASPRKKPRKQQHVISTEESEMMETNSTDEEKPPAKPVSHRPEKRKSPPKEYIDEEGVRYVPVRIRPPVTLLRHYRNPWKAAYHHFQRYSDVRVKEEKKGSLQDVANQKGVVCRAQGWKIHLCAAQLVQLTNLEHDVYSRLTTLQEGLVPKKKAAADDDLHRISELVQGNMQRCKLVMDQITEAREAMMKVLDHRERVLKLLNKNSSTKKLHKLHKRKDRA, from the exons ATGAGTTCACAGCAGTATCAGCGAGCAGGAATGaatcctgcacacacaccggGGCTCCAAACCAAGCAGACCACCACag GTCATGAGGATGGTGGACGTGACTCGGGTCTCGTGTCTTCCTCCAGCGCAGCAGGTCCCATCAGAGACGATAAGCAGGAACCGGTGGTGGTGCGACCGTACGGAGCGACGCCCTCCGCCCTTTCGTCGCTGCCTCAGCACCTCCCCGTCACCTTCACCGAAGGACCTGGCAAG cctGCCCTGAAGACTCCTATACCTAGCCGTGTAATCGCCCCAGCCCCGACTCAAGGGCATCTCGCCCTGCCGCACAAAGTACCTGGGCACATCACGGTCACCGTAGAGAGCGCCATGCCGCCGGCGTCCGCGATCCCAGTCGCCACCATCAGCGGGCAGCAG GGTCACACCGGAAACCTGCACCGCATCATGGCCACCAATCTGCAGATTATCCGTAGCGGGGCTCCGGCGCTGCAGATCGGATCCCCGGCGACACCGCAGCATCAGTTTCCCTCGCATTTACCCAGAG GAGCTGCGGCCGCTGCGGTCATGTCCAGTTCAAAAGGAGCGACGGTGTTGAGGCCGGCGTCAGGACCGAATCCTGCAGCAGGACAGCCGACGGTGCAGCACATCATCCATCAGCCCATTCAG TCACGTCCGATAGTCACCACGTCCACGGCGGTCTTGCCCACAGTGGTGGCTCCGGTCTCGGCCACCAGGCCCCAGTCTCCTGTTATCAGCACGGTGACTGCTCACTCAGGAGAGCTAGTTCACGG ACGCTCAGCTATTACCATCCACCCTCCTCCTGCTACCCTGAGTATCCAGCGGGCTCCTCACGCTCGGGACACACCCACACGCATCACACTTCCGTCCCACCCAGCTATCAGTGCTCAGAAGCCCCTCCCACACTCCATGGCACAG AAACCAATCTTCAGCACCATGACGCCTGTCGCTGCGGCAACCGTGGCCCCCATACTGGCCACCAACACAGTTCCATCGACCGCAACTACAG GCTCCGTGACCCAGTCCCAGGTGTCCAGCAGTAACATAGTTACAGTGACCATGGCCTCTCATTCCACTCACGCCACTACAGTGACCACCTCCACCATCCCCGTGG CGAAGGTGGTGCCCCAGCCCATCACACATACCTCTTCTCGAATCCAGTCTGAGTTCAGTGGAGAAAGAGGGAACCTCATCCCCATCTCTGCCCACCGCGCTTCCCCCAATCCTGCTGCTGCAATGGAGAACCGCAGTGATGCCAG ACAGTCTGTTCCTATGCAGTTTCAGTACTTCCTGCCAACCTACCAATCAGCTCCTTACCCTCtgccacacacctacacacccatCACCAGCTCGGTGTCCACCATACGCCCCTATCCAG TGAATGCTCAGTCTCCCTCTGCCGCTCAGCCCAGCATGGGCGTAGCCTCCGCCGTCCATCTGAACTCCATGCAGCTGATGACGGTGGACCGCATCGCTCAGATCAACACACAGAACATGCAGCCTGCGGCTGTGGCAGCACAAGGAGGTCAAAATGCAGCCATCTCTGCTCAAGCACTTCACACCAACGCCCCGATCGCACCGCAGAGCATCCAGGCCGCTCCCATCAACCCCCAACAAAACCCAA TGGTGCTGGCCGATGCCTCGGCTCTGGTCGCCAACTCCATCAACGGCACCTTTAACGCCAATCAGCCCGTCGCCACAGTAACTCAGGCGCACTCGCAGGGAGGCGGATCGGGGACGCCGACGCTAGTCTCGTCTCCTCGACCCAGCATTCTCCGCAAAAAACCTGCCATTGATGG caCTGCTGTGAGGAAAAATCTGATGGCAGCTCAGCTCGGAGACTCTGCCAGGATGGACGGAGGTCTGAGGAACGCTGCAGGATCACCACGACCCGCTGG AGTAAAACCCAAACCAGACATCCTCATGGGTTTGGCTCCTCCTGTCAGCGCTGCAGTGGACGCTGTCTCCGGACAAAGCGGTGAGCAGAATGTAGCCCCGCCTCCTTCTCAAATCCCAGCCCAGCCCGTCTCTGCCCTCCTGGCTTCAGTCACACCTCCTTCTCAGCCTGTCCCTGCTGCCATGGCGGTAACTCCGCCCATCCCATCGATGGCCAACGTGGTGGCGCCGCCTTCTCACCCGGCAGCCAGTAGTACCGCGGCCTGTGCCATTAGCTCCGCCCTTCCAGAAATTAAGCAGGAGGTGTCACCCATAGACACCTCAAAACCAG TGGCTCCACCGCCACCTAGTGGCACTCCTGCCCTTTCAGCGCCTCCTGTGGATCTCACGCCCGGAGCTTCGCCCAGGAAAAAGCCCCGCAAGCAGCAGCACGTCATCTCCACTGAGGAGAGCGAGATGATGGAGACCAACAGCACAGACGAGGAGAAACCTCCTGCTAAACCGGTCAGCCACCGACCCGAGAAACGCAAATCGCCTCCTAAAGAGTACATCG acgagGAGGGTGTGCGATACGTTCCCGTCCGAATCCGTCCTCCGGTCACTCTTCTGCGTCATTACCGTAACCCCTGGAAAGCTGCTTATCATCACTTCCAGAGATACAGCGATGTCCGGGTCAAAG AGGAGAAGAAAGGCAGCCTGCAAGATGTGGCCAATCAGAAGGGGGTTGTGTGTCGAGCTCAAGGCTGGAAGATCCATCTGTGTGCCGCTCAGCTGGTGCAGCTG ACGAACCTGGAGCACGACGTCTACAGCCGTTTAACGACTCTGCAGGAGGGCCTCGTCCCCAAGAAAAAGGCCGCAGCAGACGACGATCTGCACCGCATCAGTGAGCTCGTGCAG GGTAACATGCAGCGCTGTAAGCTGGTGATGGATCAGATCACGGAGGCTCGCGAGGCCATGATGAAGGTGCTGGACCACAGAGAACGAGTCCTCAAACTCCTCAACAAGAACAGCAGCACCAAGAAGCTCCACAAGCTCCACAAACGCAAAGACCGAGCGTGA